One window of the Anaeromyxobacter dehalogenans 2CP-C genome contains the following:
- the aroF gene encoding 3-deoxy-7-phosphoheptulonate synthase, which translates to MLVVMKPHAGQPEIDAVIEKIRSLGLTAHPIPGAQRVAIGITGNKGGLEPELFTTLPGVADALRVSQPFKLVSREVKEEDTVIDVGGVPLGGRELAVMAGPCSVESRGQLLEAAHAVKAAGARFLRGGAFKPRTSPYEFQGLGEEGLKLLAVAREETGLKVVTEVMDVEHLAMVADYADVLQIGARNMQNYSLLRQLGRVRRPILLKRGPSATIKEWLMAAEYVVSEGNYQVALCERGIRTFETMTRNTLDLNAVPILKALTHLPVIVDPSHGIGLRAHVPAMARAGIAAGADGIIVEVHPRPEKALSDGQQSLTPAEFEELMRQVRVIAGAVGRGV; encoded by the coding sequence ATGCTCGTCGTCATGAAGCCCCACGCCGGCCAGCCGGAGATCGACGCGGTGATCGAGAAGATCCGCAGCCTCGGCCTCACCGCGCACCCGATCCCCGGTGCGCAGCGCGTGGCCATCGGCATCACGGGCAACAAGGGCGGCCTCGAGCCCGAGCTGTTCACCACGCTGCCGGGCGTGGCCGACGCGCTCCGGGTGTCCCAGCCGTTCAAGCTCGTGTCCCGCGAGGTGAAGGAGGAGGACACGGTCATCGACGTGGGCGGGGTGCCGCTCGGCGGCAGGGAGCTGGCGGTGATGGCCGGGCCGTGCTCGGTCGAGTCGCGCGGCCAGCTGCTCGAGGCGGCGCACGCGGTGAAGGCCGCCGGCGCCCGCTTCCTGCGCGGCGGCGCGTTCAAGCCGCGCACCAGCCCCTACGAGTTCCAGGGCCTCGGCGAGGAGGGCCTGAAGCTGCTCGCGGTCGCCCGCGAGGAGACCGGCCTCAAGGTCGTGACCGAGGTGATGGACGTCGAGCACCTCGCGATGGTGGCGGACTACGCCGACGTGCTGCAGATCGGCGCCCGCAACATGCAGAACTACTCGCTGCTCCGGCAGCTCGGGCGCGTGCGCCGGCCCATCCTGCTGAAGCGCGGCCCCTCCGCCACCATCAAGGAGTGGCTGATGGCGGCGGAGTACGTGGTCTCGGAGGGCAACTACCAGGTGGCGCTCTGCGAGCGCGGCATCCGCACCTTCGAGACCATGACCCGCAACACGCTCGACCTGAACGCGGTGCCCATCCTGAAGGCGCTCACGCACCTGCCGGTGATCGTGGACCCGTCGCACGGCATCGGCCTGCGCGCCCACGTCCCCGCCATGGCGCGCGCCGGCATCGCCGCCGGCGCGGACGGGATCATCGTCGAGGTCCACCCGCGGCCGGAGAAGGCGCTCTCCGACGGCCAGCAGTCGCTCACGCCGGCCGAGTTCGAGGAGCTCATGCGCCAGGTGCGGGTGATCGCCGGCGCCGTGGGCCGCGGGGTGTAG
- a CDS encoding esterase/lipase family protein, whose product MLIGGATMRVARWVRQAARVVEELAAAYDGSVRRRPVERRTDFSRCEHPVLLLHGFFSSRRTCAVLERRLRRDGMGVFTLDLGGLGGTLNTRGIDDLADLVRAKIERLYARHPGLGPLTIVGHSKGGLIAAYYVKKLGGWRRTRAVVTLGTPHHGTPVALLGLPVGFLARSLWQLFPGSAFLRRLHDGPWPGQVRLVSIWSRDDGASPYPSAVIETHGLPHLANVEVQAHHAAFLTSQRVYQALLHEILAAIEAVPARRGPLTAMEGGRPASRSAEADAPARARPGGAAGTDAA is encoded by the coding sequence TTGCTGATCGGAGGCGCGACCATGCGGGTGGCGCGGTGGGTCCGGCAGGCGGCGCGGGTGGTGGAGGAGCTGGCGGCGGCGTACGACGGGAGCGTCCGCCGGCGCCCGGTGGAGCGGCGGACCGACTTCTCCCGCTGCGAGCACCCGGTGCTGCTGCTGCACGGGTTCTTCAGCTCGCGGCGCACCTGCGCCGTGCTCGAGCGCCGGCTGCGCCGCGACGGGATGGGCGTGTTCACGCTCGACCTCGGCGGCCTCGGCGGCACGCTCAACACCCGCGGCATCGACGACCTCGCCGACCTGGTGCGCGCCAAGATCGAGCGGCTCTACGCGCGCCACCCCGGGCTCGGGCCGCTCACCATCGTCGGCCACTCCAAGGGCGGCCTCATCGCCGCCTACTACGTGAAGAAGCTGGGCGGCTGGCGGCGCACGCGCGCGGTGGTGACGCTCGGGACCCCGCACCACGGCACGCCCGTCGCGCTGCTCGGGCTGCCCGTCGGCTTCCTTGCGCGCTCGCTCTGGCAGCTCTTCCCCGGCAGCGCCTTCCTGCGCCGGCTCCACGACGGCCCGTGGCCGGGCCAGGTCCGGCTCGTGTCGATCTGGTCGCGCGACGACGGCGCGTCGCCCTACCCGTCGGCGGTCATCGAGACGCACGGGCTGCCCCACCTCGCGAACGTCGAGGTGCAGGCGCACCACGCCGCGTTCCTCACCAGCCAGCGCGTCTACCAGGCCCTGCTGCACGAGATCCTCGCCGCCATCGAGGCGGTGCCGGCCCGGCGTGGCCCGCTGACCGCCATGGAGGGCGGGCGCCCCGCCTCGCGGTCCGCCGAGGCGGACGCGCCGGCGCGGGCCCGGCCCGGCGGCGCCGCCGGCACCGACGCCGCCTGA
- the fsa gene encoding fructose-6-phosphate aldolase, giving the protein MKFFIDTADVGEIKKALALGLCDGVTTNPSLVAKTGRGFEDVLKEIVQLVPGPISAEVTATDYEGMLREGRHYAKFGSQVVIKVPLTVEGLRAVKTLTDEGTKVNVTLCFSPVQALLAAKAGATYISPFVGRLDDISQDGMAMVADIVQIYRNYGFKTQVLVASVRHPVHVLEAAKLGADVATIPYSVIEQLAKHPLTDAGLKKFLADWEKVPKAAK; this is encoded by the coding sequence ATGAAATTCTTCATCGATACTGCGGACGTCGGCGAGATCAAGAAGGCCCTGGCCCTCGGCCTGTGCGACGGCGTGACCACCAACCCCTCGCTCGTCGCCAAGACCGGCCGCGGCTTCGAGGACGTGCTGAAGGAGATCGTCCAGCTCGTCCCCGGCCCGATCTCGGCCGAGGTGACCGCCACCGACTACGAGGGGATGCTGCGCGAGGGGCGCCACTACGCGAAGTTCGGCTCGCAGGTCGTCATCAAGGTGCCGCTCACCGTCGAGGGGCTGCGCGCCGTGAAGACGCTCACCGACGAGGGCACCAAGGTGAACGTCACCCTGTGCTTCTCGCCGGTCCAGGCGCTCCTCGCCGCGAAGGCCGGCGCGACGTACATCTCGCCGTTCGTCGGGCGGCTCGACGACATCTCGCAGGACGGCATGGCGATGGTCGCCGACATCGTCCAGATCTACCGGAACTACGGGTTCAAGACGCAGGTGCTGGTCGCGAGCGTGCGCCACCCGGTGCACGTCCTCGAGGCCGCCAAGCTCGGCGCCGACGTGGCGACCATCCCGTACTCGGTGATCGAGCAGCTCGCGAAGCACCCGCTCACCGACGCCGGCCTGAAGAAGTTCCTGGCCGACTGGGAGAAGGTGCCGAAGGCGGCGAAGTAG
- a CDS encoding KpsF/GutQ family sugar-phosphate isomerase, which yields MASSRSSRARVVKLPARRSRASARPRPRTQDLVTYGRTVVEAEARAIGAVPLDDAFATAVRWILGCKGRVVVTGMGKPGFVAQKISATLASTGTPSLYVHPAEAAHGDLGRIARDDLVFALSNSGETEEILRLLPSLKKIGAKIVAITADRSNRLARAADLVIAIGNVEEACPMGLAPTASTAVLLAVGDALSMTVLANRPFDREEYALFHPGGKLGRGLMKVHELMRGETSNPVVREDAPLAAAVAVMTETPGRPGATSVVAADGTLVGIFTDGDLRRLVERGDTDFSRPVSSAMCKGPKTVRPDALVVDAARVLRQARIDQVPVVDADGRPVGLLDVQDLLAAKIL from the coding sequence ATGGCCTCCAGCCGCAGCAGCCGGGCCCGGGTGGTGAAGCTCCCCGCGCGCCGTTCGCGGGCGAGCGCCCGCCCGCGCCCCCGCACCCAGGATCTCGTCACCTACGGCCGCACCGTCGTCGAGGCCGAGGCGCGCGCCATCGGCGCGGTCCCCCTCGACGACGCCTTCGCCACCGCCGTCCGCTGGATCCTCGGCTGCAAGGGCCGGGTGGTGGTGACGGGGATGGGCAAGCCGGGCTTCGTGGCCCAGAAGATCTCCGCCACGCTGGCCTCCACCGGCACCCCTTCGCTCTACGTCCACCCGGCCGAGGCCGCGCACGGCGACCTGGGCCGCATCGCGCGCGACGACCTGGTCTTCGCGCTCTCGAACTCGGGCGAGACCGAGGAGATCCTCCGGCTCCTCCCGTCGCTCAAGAAGATCGGCGCGAAGATCGTCGCCATCACCGCCGACCGGTCCAACCGGCTGGCGCGGGCGGCGGACCTGGTGATCGCCATCGGGAACGTCGAGGAGGCCTGCCCCATGGGGCTCGCCCCGACCGCCTCCACCGCGGTGCTGCTGGCGGTGGGCGACGCGCTCTCGATGACGGTGCTCGCGAACCGCCCGTTCGACCGCGAGGAGTACGCGCTGTTCCACCCGGGCGGCAAGCTCGGCCGCGGCCTGATGAAGGTCCACGAGCTGATGCGCGGCGAGACCTCGAACCCGGTGGTCCGCGAGGACGCGCCGCTCGCCGCCGCGGTGGCCGTCATGACCGAGACGCCCGGGCGCCCGGGCGCGACCTCGGTGGTCGCCGCCGACGGCACGCTGGTGGGCATCTTCACCGACGGTGACCTCCGGCGGTTGGTCGAGCGCGGTGACACCGACTTCTCCCGCCCGGTCAGCTCGGCGATGTGCAAGGGCCCGAAGACGGTGCGCCCGGACGCGCTGGTGGTGGACGCGGCGCGCGTGCTGCGGCAGGCGCGCATCGACCAGGTGCCGGTGGTGGACGCCGACGGGCGCCCGGTGGGCCTGCTCGACGTGCAGGACCTCCTCGCCGCCAAGATCCTCTGA
- a CDS encoding class II aldolase/adducin family protein encodes MARAPRPRAVLPRAAPRARTAPRERALADAVVETCHRLAALDLIGAGEGNVSVRLGPDAFLVTASGVNKGLLRPGHVLRIDGAGAVTRGAGRPSTELRMHLAAYAARPDVEAIVHAHPITAVALTVAGVPPPNDLVPEAAVTLGEIALAPFATPGTGEVPASLAPYLARHDVLLLERHGALALGRTLSEALDRMETLERVARIALAARLAGRCTPLPADAVDRVLLAAGKPARKR; translated from the coding sequence GTGGCCCGCGCTCCCCGCCCGCGCGCCGTCCTCCCCCGCGCCGCGCCCCGCGCGCGGACCGCCCCGCGGGAGCGCGCGCTCGCCGACGCGGTGGTGGAGACCTGCCACCGGCTGGCCGCGCTCGACCTCATCGGCGCCGGCGAGGGGAACGTCTCGGTGCGGCTCGGGCCGGACGCGTTCCTGGTCACCGCCTCGGGCGTGAACAAGGGCCTGCTCCGGCCCGGGCACGTGCTGCGCATCGACGGCGCCGGCGCGGTGACCCGCGGCGCGGGCCGCCCCTCGACCGAGCTGCGCATGCACCTCGCCGCCTACGCGGCGCGGCCGGACGTGGAGGCCATCGTCCACGCCCACCCCATCACCGCGGTGGCGCTCACCGTCGCGGGCGTGCCGCCGCCGAACGACCTCGTGCCGGAGGCCGCGGTGACGCTGGGCGAGATCGCGCTCGCGCCGTTCGCGACGCCCGGCACCGGCGAGGTGCCCGCCTCGCTCGCGCCGTACCTGGCGCGGCACGACGTGCTGCTGCTCGAGCGCCACGGCGCGCTCGCGCTGGGGCGCACGCTCTCCGAGGCGCTCGACCGGATGGAGACCCTGGAGCGGGTGGCGCGGATCGCGCTCGCCGCGCGGCTCGCGGGGCGCTGCACGCCGCTGCCGGCGGACGCGGTGGACCGGGTGCTCCTCGCCGCGGGCAAGCCGGCGCGGAAGCGCTAG